Proteins found in one Dehalococcoidales bacterium genomic segment:
- the hpt gene encoding hypoxanthine phosphoribosyltransferase, with protein MSFKENLTVLYGRNEIDFKVRQLAQVIKQDYEDKNPLFVSVLKGSFIFMADLARQLDFPLEIEFVRLSSYNEDTKSSGKINIVQDISFEVKNRHVLIVEDIVDSGLTVKFLKDMLEEQQAASVRVCALTNKPSRRTCAVDIDYLGFSVPDKFIVGYGLDLNQKFRNLPDICVLDEPKQQSEMR; from the coding sequence ATGAGCTTCAAAGAAAACCTAACCGTTCTGTACGGCAGAAACGAAATAGACTTCAAAGTCAGGCAGTTAGCGCAAGTTATAAAGCAGGATTATGAAGACAAAAACCCGCTCTTTGTGTCGGTTCTCAAAGGGTCTTTTATCTTTATGGCAGATTTAGCCCGGCAATTGGACTTTCCGCTGGAAATAGAGTTTGTCAGGCTTTCCAGTTACAACGAGGACACAAAGAGTTCCGGGAAAATTAACATCGTACAAGATATTTCTTTTGAAGTTAAAAACAGGCATGTGCTAATAGTGGAAGATATTGTGGACAGCGGGTTAACCGTTAAATTCCTAAAAGATATGCTGGAAGAACAACAGGCTGCCTCGGTAAGAGTGTGCGCTTTAACAAATAAACCGTCACGGCGCACATGCGCCGTAGATATAGATTATCTTGGATTTAGTGTCCCTGACAAATTTATTGTCGGATACGGGCTTGATCTTAATCAGAAGTTTCGCAACCTGCCCGACATTTGTGTTTTAGACGAACCAAAACAGCAAAGTGAGATGAGATGA
- a CDS encoding 5'-methylthioadenosine/adenosylhomocysteine nucleosidase: MDKPMLGIITPMEDEFRLLFDGITNPVQYQYSEILLVSGVLGGMPVVIAKSGMGKVNAALAAQIMIDRFNIERLVMLGVGGVLNSELNIGDVVVSQDVLYHDFDAVGMGFKPAEIPYFGKSIFNADKALIESALYASTEALSKLQGKYPAMLKLNECQPKAVLGRILTGDQFIAGVEKKEQLIASFGGDCVEMEGAAVAHTAYVNGKQFVIVRALSDECGSDAEIDFYEYLKTIAPHLLFEIAVCMIDRLRNE; encoded by the coding sequence ATGGATAAGCCTATGTTGGGAATTATTACACCGATGGAGGATGAATTCCGTTTGCTTTTTGACGGGATAACAAACCCCGTGCAGTATCAATATTCGGAAATCCTGCTTGTTTCCGGGGTGCTTGGCGGTATGCCGGTTGTAATTGCCAAAAGCGGCATGGGTAAGGTTAACGCGGCACTTGCCGCCCAGATTATGATTGACCGCTTTAATATTGAGAGGCTTGTAATGCTTGGTGTGGGTGGTGTGCTTAACAGTGAACTTAACATTGGTGATGTTGTCGTTTCCCAAGATGTTCTCTATCATGACTTTGATGCCGTCGGGATGGGTTTTAAACCGGCGGAAATTCCTTATTTTGGCAAGAGCATCTTTAATGCGGATAAGGCACTGATAGAGTCGGCACTTTATGCTTCGACAGAGGCATTATCCAAACTGCAGGGTAAGTACCCGGCAATGCTAAAACTGAATGAATGTCAGCCCAAAGCGGTTCTCGGCAGGATTCTTACCGGTGATCAGTTTATTGCCGGAGTTGAGAAAAAAGAACAACTTATTGCATCATTCGGCGGGGATTGCGTTGAAATGGAAGGGGCGGCGGTTGCTCATACGGCCTATGTTAACGGGAAACAGTTTGTTATTGTCAGGGCCCTTTCGGATGAGTGCGGAAGTGATGCGGAAATAGATTTCTACGAATATTTAAAAACAATCGCCCCGCATCTGCTGTTTGAAATTGCGGTGTGCATGATTGACCGTTTGCGTAACGAATAA
- a CDS encoding V-type ATP synthase subunit D codes for MAQILTVRPTKIELIRLKRRYVLAKRIKRIIKDRLSILMLEFLQTVRETVEVRKRMIDEFPLAYKMLSVSAGFNGYTALEKEFIASTANSNLSLTTGCRYIAGTRVPSLELNGIDYGSYSYSMTDTSAVLDKTTDQFKKCLETLVALAELQSTMDTLGHEINQIKRVVNALDNIIIPNLEETIKFLSMKFEERNREEKTRLKLFKAMLDRKSQQADE; via the coding sequence ATGGCGCAAATTCTTACGGTAAGACCGACAAAAATTGAACTTATCCGCCTAAAAAGAAGATATGTACTGGCAAAAAGGATTAAGCGGATTATTAAGGACCGTTTATCTATTTTAATGCTTGAATTTCTGCAAACCGTTCGCGAAACCGTTGAAGTTCGGAAAAGAATGATTGATGAATTTCCGCTGGCATATAAAATGCTTTCGGTTTCGGCCGGTTTTAACGGCTATACCGCCCTTGAAAAAGAATTTATTGCCTCAACCGCAAACAGTAACCTTTCGCTAACAACAGGCTGCCGTTACATCGCCGGAACCAGAGTACCCTCACTTGAACTAAACGGGATTGATTACGGCAGTTACAGTTACAGCATGACAGATACCTCCGCTGTTTTGGATAAAACCACCGACCAATTCAAAAAATGCCTGGAAACGCTGGTGGCACTCGCCGAATTACAAAGCACCATGGATACGCTGGGGCATGAGATAAACCAGATTAAGCGCGTCGTTAACGCCCTTGATAATATTATAATCCCCAACCTTGAAGAAACTATTAAGTTCCTTTCAATGAAGTTTGAAGAACGCAACAGAGAAGAAAAAACACGCCTGAAACTGTTTAAAGCAATGCTGGACAGGAAAAGCCAGCAAGCAGACGAATAG
- a CDS encoding V-type ATP synthase subunit B, with protein MSQDSTYIRETKDITRAKGSLIVAASIPNIKYGEIVSVKLANGEIRTGQAIDVSKDATVIQVFGGVSEVDLARCTLRSSGETLRLRVSPDILGRIFNGMGEPIDDIPAVVPQGYLDINGMPINPASRQPPSEFIETGISAIDGLNALVRGQKLPVFSGSGLPHNQIVTQIMRQATVSGTDEKFGIVFGAIGISYDDAAYFIKNLDATGARERTVAFINTASDPVVERISTPRMALTAAEYLAWEHDMHILVILTDMTNYCEALRELSAMREEIPSRRGYPGYMYTDLSSIYERAGRIIGRKGSVTMLPILTMPDDDITHPIPDLTGYITEGQIVISRALERKGVYPPIDVFLSLSRMMKEGIGAGKTREDHNNVFMQLYAAYAEGNNLREISTIIGTEALSERDKVYLSFAERFEKEFITQGKQEKRSVIDTLNTGWNLFSILPEEDLKLINERLIKKYLPKYAQ; from the coding sequence ATGTCACAAGATTCAACATATATCAGAGAAACAAAAGATATAACCCGCGCTAAGGGTTCTTTAATCGTTGCGGCAAGCATTCCCAATATCAAATACGGGGAAATCGTTAGCGTAAAACTCGCTAACGGAGAAATACGAACGGGGCAAGCGATTGATGTCAGTAAAGATGCCACCGTTATCCAGGTTTTCGGGGGTGTCAGCGAGGTTGACCTTGCCAGATGCACCCTACGCAGCAGCGGCGAAACGCTGCGCCTTCGAGTTTCGCCGGATATTCTCGGGCGCATATTTAACGGTATGGGCGAACCGATTGACGATATCCCGGCGGTTGTGCCGCAAGGTTATCTCGATATTAACGGAATGCCGATTAACCCTGCCAGCCGACAGCCTCCGTCAGAATTTATTGAAACCGGCATATCCGCCATTGACGGGCTCAACGCTCTGGTAAGGGGTCAGAAACTGCCTGTTTTTAGCGGCTCGGGCTTGCCTCATAATCAGATTGTTACCCAAATTATGCGCCAGGCTACCGTAAGCGGTACCGACGAAAAATTCGGCATCGTCTTTGGCGCAATCGGTATCAGCTACGATGATGCAGCCTATTTTATTAAAAACCTTGATGCCACCGGCGCAAGGGAAAGAACGGTTGCCTTTATTAACACCGCTTCGGACCCGGTCGTGGAACGTATCTCAACCCCGAGAATGGCGCTTACCGCTGCTGAATATTTGGCTTGGGAACATGATATGCATATTTTGGTAATCTTAACCGATATGACCAACTATTGCGAAGCGCTGCGCGAGCTTTCGGCGATGCGTGAAGAAATTCCATCGCGCCGCGGTTACCCCGGCTATATGTACACGGATTTATCCAGCATTTACGAACGAGCCGGCCGAATTATCGGCCGAAAGGGTTCGGTTACCATGCTGCCGATTTTAACCATGCCCGATGACGATATCACGCACCCCATCCCCGACCTTACGGGTTATATCACCGAAGGGCAAATCGTAATATCAAGAGCCTTAGAAAGAAAGGGCGTTTATCCGCCGATTGATGTGTTCTTATCTCTTTCGCGCATGATGAAAGAAGGAATCGGCGCCGGTAAAACACGCGAAGACCACAACAACGTATTTATGCAGCTTTACGCCGCCTATGCCGAGGGCAATAACCTCAGGGAAATTTCAACGATTATCGGCACGGAAGCCCTTAGCGAACGCGATAAGGTTTACTTATCATTTGCCGAGAGGTTTGAAAAAGAATTTATTACCCAAGGCAAACAGGAAAAAAGAAGCGTAATTGATACACTTAACACCGGATGGAACCTTTTCTCGATATTACCCGAGGAAGACTTAAAACTGATTAATGAAAGATTGATTAAGAAATACCTGCCCAAGTACGCACAGTAA
- a CDS encoding V-type ATP synthase subunit A, translating into MGKTWRVSGPVVIAEGMTGAQVYEIVEIGEEGIVGEVIGLVGDKAVIQAHEGTEGIGVGEIVRPTGAILTVELGPGIVGSIYDGLQNSLSVMMEEGSFLRRGVKAAALSREKKWDFTPTVSIGAEVKPGDIIGIVPETHLIDHKVMIPHGIRGTVKSIGKGEFTIEEPVVKIEQDGKILEIPMIHRWPVRKPRPYITRYDPTKLLVTGMRIMDYMFPLALGGKACVPGGFGTGKTVTLQQLARWSQTQLNIYVGCGERGNEMADVLYSFKELKEPNSGRMLQEKEVFIANTSNMPVVAREASIYVGITMAEYYRDMGYDVLLVADSTSRWAEAMREIGGRLEEMPGEEGFPAYLGSRLSSFYERAGLIQCVGGPERQGSVTVVGAVSPPGADFSEPVTQNTLRIVQALYSLDVSLANKRHFPAINWLSSYSLYADSVREWWADIDPNWAEIRSEALQLLQQEADLEEIVKLVGPESLPESDKMTLLTTKMIREDFLQQSAYNEIDTYCLPKRAHMMLKTIIKFNELARNKISNEEIKVAELRNSPLIYKIARMKDIPNEEFEERLGVLWSEMESDLALVKGV; encoded by the coding sequence ATGGGAAAAACGTGGAGAGTATCGGGGCCCGTAGTCATTGCCGAAGGAATGACCGGGGCACAGGTATATGAAATTGTTGAAATAGGTGAAGAAGGAATTGTCGGCGAAGTAATCGGGCTTGTCGGCGATAAAGCCGTAATTCAGGCTCATGAGGGAACCGAGGGCATCGGTGTCGGAGAAATAGTAAGGCCGACAGGTGCCATTTTAACGGTCGAACTGGGGCCCGGTATTGTCGGCTCAATTTACGACGGGCTGCAAAACTCCCTGTCCGTTATGATGGAAGAGGGCTCCTTTTTACGCAGGGGCGTTAAAGCGGCCGCATTATCCCGTGAGAAAAAGTGGGATTTTACGCCGACCGTTAGTATCGGCGCCGAAGTAAAACCGGGCGATATCATCGGTATTGTTCCCGAAACCCATTTGATTGACCATAAAGTTATGATTCCGCACGGTATCCGCGGGACCGTTAAAAGTATTGGCAAAGGCGAATTTACAATCGAAGAACCGGTAGTAAAAATCGAACAAGACGGTAAAATCCTGGAAATTCCCATGATTCATCGCTGGCCGGTAAGAAAACCGCGCCCCTACATTACCAGATATGACCCGACCAAGCTCTTGGTTACCGGTATGCGCATTATGGATTATATGTTCCCTCTGGCGCTCGGCGGCAAGGCCTGTGTTCCCGGCGGGTTCGGTACCGGCAAAACAGTAACCCTGCAACAGCTGGCGCGCTGGTCTCAAACCCAACTTAATATTTATGTCGGCTGCGGTGAACGCGGTAATGAAATGGCCGATGTCCTTTACAGTTTTAAGGAATTAAAAGAACCCAACAGCGGCAGGATGTTACAGGAAAAAGAGGTTTTTATCGCCAATACATCCAACATGCCGGTGGTGGCGCGTGAGGCAAGTATTTATGTCGGTATTACTATGGCGGAATACTACCGCGATATGGGCTACGACGTACTGCTTGTAGCGGATTCCACATCACGCTGGGCGGAAGCCATGCGTGAAATCGGCGGACGTTTAGAGGAAATGCCGGGTGAAGAAGGCTTTCCGGCCTATCTCGGCTCAAGGCTCTCTTCCTTCTATGAGCGAGCCGGTCTCATACAGTGTGTCGGCGGTCCCGAAAGACAGGGCTCGGTAACCGTGGTTGGCGCCGTAAGCCCCCCCGGAGCCGATTTTAGCGAACCGGTAACCCAAAATACATTGCGTATCGTTCAGGCGCTCTACTCCCTTGATGTATCACTGGCGAACAAGCGCCATTTCCCGGCTATCAACTGGCTCTCCAGTTATAGCCTGTATGCCGATTCGGTGCGGGAGTGGTGGGCGGATATCGATCCGAACTGGGCGGAAATTCGCAGTGAAGCGCTGCAATTACTGCAGCAAGAAGCCGACCTTGAAGAAATTGTTAAGCTTGTAGGCCCCGAATCACTGCCCGAAAGCGATAAAATGACACTCCTGACAACCAAAATGATTCGCGAAGATTTCCTTCAGCAGAGTGCCTATAATGAAATTGATACTTACTGCTTGCCCAAACGGGCCCATATGATGCTTAAAACGATTATTAAGTTTAACGAACTTGCCAGAAATAAGATTTCCAATGAGGAAATTAAGGTTGCAGAACTGCGTAATTCGCCTTTAATCTACAAAATCGCCCGTATGAAAGATATCCCCAACGAGGAGTTTGAGGAAAGGCTCGGCGTTTTGTGGAGTGAAATGGAATCCGACCTGGCGTTGGTAAAGGGAGTATAA
- a CDS encoding V-type ATP synthase subunit F: MSDIGLEIAVIGDKDLVSGLRLAGVRRYYVVPENDSPPKEEVRTSFLNFLEDPKVGVIAIQETYTEFVRDLIEKQRDNKILTPVIIEVPSKRGEHTEDVNKYYKDYVRKFTGFDIEI; the protein is encoded by the coding sequence ATGTCCGATATAGGTTTGGAAATAGCGGTAATCGGAGACAAGGATTTGGTGAGCGGACTGCGCCTTGCCGGGGTTAGGCGTTATTATGTAGTACCGGAAAACGATTCCCCGCCTAAAGAAGAGGTTCGCACATCTTTTTTGAATTTTTTGGAAGACCCGAAGGTCGGTGTAATTGCGATTCAGGAAACTTATACCGAATTTGTTCGGGATCTGATTGAAAAACAACGGGATAACAAAATTCTGACGCCGGTAATTATTGAAGTGCCGTCGAAGCGCGGCGAACACACCGAAGACGTAAACAAATATTATAAGGATTATGTCAGAAAGTTTACCGGATTTGATATCGAAATATAG
- a CDS encoding V-type ATPase subunit produces the protein MVSGEYAFIAAFLKSAESGTAVYRPIPETARLARVQDIADALSDTEIGEYLAGVSPADFDEADRQLWAYFNKSVERIYWFNSVPNEIKMLLQAYVTKYDLMNINGVLRALKTGQKIPLIPAGVMNWGGFLPELESAKDLSQVVDILVDANLLSYAGILKNYETLDKKEALNEIEIAFSEAYYSELLAISGSIDGGYKLAGVFGAMADLKVLKTVIRKIVARTVSDTADKTIGGGYLISKSAANEMLSLKLNELPAKLEGTQYKPLIEEIITEFNKDEDVAAIDVFFEKKSFAFLKDILSSGVMTASDVVWYLYVKETEMRNVRIIYKAVFDGIPLENIKDYLVTVG, from the coding sequence ATGGTAAGTGGTGAATACGCATTTATAGCTGCTTTTCTTAAAAGCGCGGAGTCCGGAACAGCCGTCTATCGACCGATACCGGAAACAGCGAGGCTTGCGCGTGTTCAGGATATTGCGGACGCCCTTAGCGATACCGAAATCGGGGAATATCTGGCAGGGGTTTCGCCGGCCGATTTTGACGAGGCGGACCGACAATTATGGGCGTATTTTAATAAATCCGTCGAGCGCATTTACTGGTTTAACTCCGTCCCCAATGAAATCAAAATGCTTTTGCAGGCTTATGTTACGAAGTATGACCTTATGAATATCAACGGTGTTTTGCGCGCCTTAAAAACAGGGCAAAAGATTCCGCTGATTCCTGCGGGGGTTATGAATTGGGGCGGATTTCTGCCCGAACTTGAAAGCGCCAAAGATTTATCGCAGGTTGTTGATATTTTGGTTGACGCTAACCTTTTAAGCTATGCCGGTATTTTGAAAAACTACGAAACACTCGACAAAAAAGAGGCTTTAAACGAAATAGAAATCGCCTTTAGCGAGGCTTATTACAGCGAACTGTTAGCCATTTCGGGAAGTATTGACGGCGGTTATAAATTAGCCGGGGTATTCGGCGCAATGGCCGATTTAAAGGTACTCAAGACGGTTATAAGAAAAATCGTTGCCCGCACTGTTAGCGACACAGCCGATAAAACAATCGGGGGCGGGTATCTGATATCCAAATCGGCGGCAAACGAAATGTTGTCGCTTAAACTGAACGAGTTACCGGCTAAACTGGAAGGCACGCAATATAAGCCGCTGATTGAGGAAATAATTACCGAATTTAATAAAGACGAAGACGTTGCCGCAATTGATGTCTTTTTTGAAAAAAAGAGCTTTGCGTTTTTAAAAGATATTTTATCATCCGGTGTTATGACAGCGTCTGATGTCGTTTGGTATCTCTATGTTAAGGAAACGGAAATGCGTAATGTCCGCATTATTTATAAAGCGGTATTTGACGGCATTCCTTTGGAAAATATTAAAGATTACTTGGTAACGGTGGGATAA
- a CDS encoding V-type ATP synthase subunit E — protein MSIDNISKTILEKARLEAKEIVSGAELKAAEKRAIAAKKRQLAFEEARNAIIAEAETEAALIKANAAIEVRKELSIAKAKAIDLIISKIKENLSGLKPDSANFRLLAKNAAKEMGTDSVILYVKESDAPIAKQLVAEDKELEGKVKEIRTCDCLGGIKIESLDGRNLIDNTYDARLGMLMPTILPQISKDLLE, from the coding sequence ATGTCAATCGACAATATCAGCAAAACAATTCTGGAAAAGGCTCGGCTTGAGGCTAAAGAGATAGTAAGCGGCGCCGAATTAAAAGCGGCCGAAAAACGGGCAATTGCCGCCAAAAAACGACAATTGGCGTTTGAAGAAGCAAGAAATGCGATTATCGCCGAAGCTGAAACGGAAGCGGCTTTGATTAAGGCTAATGCGGCAATTGAAGTGCGCAAAGAATTATCGATTGCCAAAGCCAAAGCCATTGATTTGATAATAAGCAAAATTAAAGAGAACCTATCCGGTTTAAAGCCGGATTCGGCAAACTTCCGTCTGCTTGCAAAAAACGCCGCCAAAGAGATGGGAACGGATAGCGTAATTCTTTATGTTAAAGAAAGTGACGCCCCTATTGCCAAACAGCTTGTCGCCGAAGATAAAGAACTTGAGGGCAAAGTCAAAGAGATTAGAACCTGCGACTGCTTGGGCGGGATAAAAATTGAAAGCTTGGACGGGAGAAACCTGATTGATAATACCTATGATGCTCGGCTTGGAATGCTAATGCCGACAATTCTCCCTCAAATAAGCAAGGATTTATTGGAATAA
- a CDS encoding V-type ATPase 116kDa subunit family protein, which translates to MIPIIVNKPESMLKLKVLAVKDERDTVLRLLQKIGVLHVESSDELTPVDKNLIENEKENINSLLANVSKMLSYADKANSITTDKDTEIIYTRTNAEFAEEVNALYQDFEELYETGVAATEKLKNTEETVRYVTPLSTNQNILMSDLHYTGKYLFARTFSLNNEAYRKYSEKIQQYLIEPVIAISEDNTVIYGVGSAADLSAFEALITEASGINVPAVNENISIKDFIDNSVKNITDLTDEVDSLNAKLKKKIENNFSKLSMLYVALVSEKERLAVLEKAVESKYAVMISGWVPDDSRETVVHELKDKIQNIYLDVRYPADGEEPPTKLKNKGGFRPFEIIVNLFGRPKYQEWDPTPIISYSFALFFGLMICDVIYAIGIALLAKFLLPKFVDDPQTDEFKTFQRLIYTCCGAGLIAGLLVGQYLGDVYLLFGLENFALSTTIKNLLGDPVTFIVISLGIGLVHVNIGYALALVKAVKNKDRWTAVNKVGIFLLQFGLPVIINSILKVSIPGMSAALYSILSYVMLAGIALIIASNLAINRGLGSFMWIFDLTGLLGDVMSYARLAGVGMATFYLASTFNMLTGTFGDLFGGPVGTVIGAIIGLLFFVFGHAINLLLGGITGFIHSLRLCFVEFLFKFYEGGGYQYKPFKIKKRVTV; encoded by the coding sequence GTGATACCCATCATCGTCAACAAGCCGGAATCGATGCTAAAGTTAAAGGTTTTAGCCGTTAAGGATGAGCGCGATACGGTGTTGCGGTTGCTGCAAAAAATCGGCGTTCTGCATGTCGAAAGCAGTGATGAATTGACCCCCGTTGACAAAAACCTGATTGAAAACGAAAAAGAAAATATAAACTCCCTCCTTGCAAACGTCTCCAAAATGCTAAGTTACGCCGATAAGGCAAACTCAATAACCACCGACAAAGACACCGAAATCATCTACACCCGCACCAACGCCGAGTTTGCCGAAGAAGTTAACGCACTTTATCAAGACTTTGAAGAATTATATGAAACCGGTGTTGCGGCAACCGAAAAATTAAAAAACACCGAAGAAACGGTGCGTTACGTTACCCCTTTAAGCACAAACCAAAACATCTTAATGTCTGATTTGCACTATACCGGTAAATACCTGTTTGCAAGAACTTTTTCTCTAAATAACGAAGCTTATCGCAAGTACAGCGAAAAAATACAGCAGTACCTTATTGAACCCGTTATTGCAATATCCGAAGATAATACCGTTATTTACGGTGTCGGCAGCGCCGCAGACTTATCCGCTTTTGAAGCACTGATTACCGAGGCAAGCGGAATAAACGTTCCCGCCGTAAACGAAAATATTTCGATTAAGGACTTTATTGATAACTCCGTTAAAAATATCACCGACTTAACCGATGAGGTTGATTCCTTAAATGCCAAGTTAAAGAAAAAAATTGAAAACAACTTTTCCAAGCTCTCGATGTTATATGTGGCGCTCGTTTCGGAAAAAGAGCGGCTTGCGGTTTTGGAAAAGGCCGTTGAATCCAAATATGCGGTTATGATTTCCGGCTGGGTACCGGATGACAGCCGCGAAACAGTCGTTCACGAGCTAAAAGATAAGATCCAAAATATTTATCTGGATGTCAGATACCCCGCAGATGGGGAAGAACCTCCGACAAAACTAAAAAATAAGGGCGGATTCCGTCCTTTTGAAATCATTGTCAACCTTTTTGGAAGACCCAAATACCAAGAGTGGGACCCAACCCCGATTATAAGCTATTCCTTTGCGCTCTTTTTTGGGTTAATGATTTGCGATGTTATTTACGCTATCGGTATTGCGCTGCTTGCCAAGTTTTTACTGCCGAAATTTGTTGACGACCCTCAAACAGATGAGTTTAAAACGTTCCAGCGGCTTATTTACACCTGCTGCGGAGCGGGCTTAATCGCAGGGCTGCTGGTCGGACAATACCTCGGAGACGTCTACCTTTTATTCGGTTTGGAAAATTTTGCTTTAAGCACAACAATTAAAAACTTGCTGGGAGACCCGGTAACCTTTATTGTTATTTCACTGGGAATCGGTTTGGTACACGTTAATATCGGATATGCACTCGCGCTTGTAAAAGCCGTAAAAAATAAAGACCGTTGGACGGCAGTTAATAAAGTCGGCATATTTTTACTCCAGTTTGGCCTTCCGGTAATTATTAACTCGATCTTAAAGGTCAGTATCCCCGGTATGAGTGCCGCGCTTTATTCGATATTAAGCTATGTAATGCTAGCCGGAATCGCACTGATTATTGCCAGCAACCTGGCCATTAACCGCGGGCTCGGCTCTTTTATGTGGATTTTTGACCTGACGGGGCTGTTGGGAGATGTGATGTCCTACGCCCGTTTAGCCGGTGTGGGAATGGCAACTTTCTACTTGGCCTCCACATTTAATATGCTTACCGGCACGTTCGGGGATTTATTCGGCGGGCCTGTCGGCACGGTTATCGGAGCTATAATCGGGTTGTTGTTCTTTGTCTTCGGACATGCCATCAACCTTTTACTTGGCGGAATTACCGGATTTATCCACTCCCTGCGCCTGTGCTTTGTGGAGTTTCTGTTTAAATTTTATGAGGGTGGCGGCTATCAGTACAAACCCTTCAAAATAAAGAAAAGAGTTACCGTATAA
- a CDS encoding transcriptional coactivator p15/PC4 family protein, which translates to MESEEFGILIHSFQKNSKEQIRIMLNEYKGTKYIDIRIFFMGKDREEYFPSKKGITLSENKYNDLLEGCIILGETLGYNIETVE; encoded by the coding sequence ATGGAAAGCGAAGAGTTTGGGATTTTAATCCATTCATTCCAAAAGAATTCCAAGGAACAGATTCGAATAATGCTAAATGAATACAAAGGTACAAAATATATTGATATTCGAATCTTCTTTATGGGAAAAGACAGAGAAGAATACTTTCCTTCAAAAAAAGGCATAACATTGTCAGAAAATAAATATAATGATTTACTGGAGGGATGTATAATACTAGGGGAAACATTGGGTTATAACATAGAAACTGTTGAATAA
- a CDS encoding DGQHR domain-containing protein, producing the protein MRIKVIPFRQEGVQLYSGVVKAGDLVDACEVDVYREEGGEYKGYQRMPEPARTKKVASYLKNESRPLLPTSILLSYRGQLEKEGEFIDIPANSEIYIVDGQHRVYGIKRAIEEFGLDRLLDYELPIVIIENMESEDEANQFRIINETMKKVRTDLARRLLALKYSDGSPEGRRAIRLSGRVWEATSAEIIKILGMDHDSPWKGKIQPPNSRKESGHIVRELSFSTSLKPILNQRPYSTWTPTRLAEKIKYLWIALQELIPEAFETPNEYVIQKTPGVFSFHILAFDILEELRVNGISDPSISDIKNILTNLEEFISPDYWRNDNADGAAMAGSMKGFNLIADDMSEKLRDSGSITN; encoded by the coding sequence ATGAGAATTAAGGTTATTCCGTTTAGACAAGAGGGCGTTCAATTGTATTCCGGAGTAGTAAAAGCGGGGGATTTGGTAGATGCTTGCGAAGTGGATGTTTATAGAGAGGAAGGCGGGGAATATAAAGGGTATCAAAGAATGCCAGAACCTGCTCGAACAAAAAAAGTGGCGAGTTATTTAAAAAATGAATCCCGCCCTTTATTACCCACAAGTATATTGTTGAGTTACAGGGGGCAGTTGGAAAAAGAGGGAGAGTTTATTGACATCCCCGCTAATTCAGAGATTTATATAGTGGATGGGCAACACAGGGTGTATGGTATTAAAAGAGCAATTGAAGAGTTTGGATTAGACAGGCTGTTGGACTACGAATTGCCAATAGTGATAATAGAAAATATGGAATCAGAAGATGAGGCCAATCAATTTAGAATTATCAATGAAACCATGAAGAAGGTGCGTACAGATTTAGCTCGAAGATTACTGGCCTTAAAATATTCAGATGGCTCGCCAGAAGGAAGAAGAGCAATAAGGCTATCTGGCAGGGTTTGGGAAGCAACGTCGGCCGAAATAATCAAAATACTCGGAATGGACCATGATTCACCGTGGAAGGGCAAAATACAGCCACCAAACAGCAGAAAGGAAAGTGGCCACATCGTGAGGGAATTATCTTTTAGCACATCCTTAAAACCCATTTTAAATCAGCGCCCGTATAGTACATGGACACCAACTAGATTGGCCGAAAAAATAAAATATCTTTGGATAGCATTACAGGAATTAATACCAGAAGCATTTGAGACACCAAATGAATATGTTATACAAAAAACACCGGGTGTTTTTAGTTTTCATATACTGGCTTTTGATATTTTAGAAGAATTAAGGGTAAATGGAATAAGCGATCCTTCCATAAGTGATATCAAAAATATTCTCACGAATCTTGAAGAGTTTATATCGCCGGATTATTGGAGAAATGATAATGCTGACGGAGCGGCTATGGCAGGATCAATGAAAGGATTTAATTTAATAGCAGATGATATGTCCGAAAAATTAAGGGATTCTGGCAGTATCACCAACTAG